The following proteins are encoded in a genomic region of Drosophila willistoni isolate 14030-0811.24 chromosome 3R, UCI_dwil_1.1, whole genome shotgun sequence:
- the LOC6647642 gene encoding AP-1 complex subunit sigma-2 isoform X2 has product MMLFMLLFSRQGKLRLQKWYMAYPDKVKKKITRELVTTILARKPKMCSFLEWKDCKIVYKRYASLYFCCAIEQNDNELLTLEIIHRYVELLDKYFGSVCELDIIFNFEKAYFILDELLIGGEIQETSKKNVLKAIASQDLLQEDEAVEGTLRDIGLL; this is encoded by the exons ATG ATGCTTTTCATGCTGCTATTCAGCCGACAGGGAAAACTGCGTTTGCAGAAATGGTATATGGCCTATCCCGATAAGGTGAAGAAGAAGATAACTAGAGAATTGGTCACCACGATATTGGCACGGAAGCCAAAAATGTGCTCCTTTCTAGAGTGGAAGGATTGTAAAATCGTCTATAAGCG ttATGCCAGTTTGTATTTCTGTTGCGCCATCGAGCAGAATGACAACGAGTTGCTCACTTTGGAAATTATCCATCGATATGTCGAATTGCTGGACAAGTATTTTGGCAGT GTCTGCGAATTGGATATTATATTCAATTTCGAGAAAGCCTATTTCATATTAGATGAGCTGCTGATTGGTGGCGAAATTCAAGAGACATCCAAGAAAAACGTACTTAAAGCGATTGCCTCACAGGATCTGCTACAAGAG GATGAAGCTGTTGAGGGCACTTTAAGAGACATTGGACTACTCTAA
- the LOC6647642 gene encoding AP-1 complex subunit sigma-2 isoform X3 translates to MMLFMLLFSRQGKLRLQKWYMAYPDKVKKKITRELVTTILARKPKMCSFLEWKDCKIVYKRYASLYFCCAIEQNDNELLTLEIIHRYVELLDKYFGSVCELDIIFNFEKAYFILDELLIGGEIQETSKKNVLKAIASQDLLQEDFNEYLN, encoded by the exons ATG ATGCTTTTCATGCTGCTATTCAGCCGACAGGGAAAACTGCGTTTGCAGAAATGGTATATGGCCTATCCCGATAAGGTGAAGAAGAAGATAACTAGAGAATTGGTCACCACGATATTGGCACGGAAGCCAAAAATGTGCTCCTTTCTAGAGTGGAAGGATTGTAAAATCGTCTATAAGCG ttATGCCAGTTTGTATTTCTGTTGCGCCATCGAGCAGAATGACAACGAGTTGCTCACTTTGGAAATTATCCATCGATATGTCGAATTGCTGGACAAGTATTTTGGCAGT GTCTGCGAATTGGATATTATATTCAATTTCGAGAAAGCCTATTTCATATTAGATGAGCTGCTGATTGGTGGCGAAATTCAAGAGACATCCAAGAAAAACGTACTTAAAGCGATTGCCTCACAGGATCTGCTACAAGAG gaCTTCAATGAGTATCTGAACTAa
- the LOC6647642 gene encoding AP-1 complex subunit sigma-2 isoform X1 has translation MMLFMLLFSRQGKLRLQKWYMAYPDKVKKKITRELVTTILARKPKMCSFLEWKDCKIVYKRYASLYFCCAIEQNDNELLTLEIIHRYVELLDKYFGSVCELDIIFNFEKAYFILDELLIGGEIQETSKKNVLKAIASQDLLQEDETPQSFFDDHGLG, from the exons ATG ATGCTTTTCATGCTGCTATTCAGCCGACAGGGAAAACTGCGTTTGCAGAAATGGTATATGGCCTATCCCGATAAGGTGAAGAAGAAGATAACTAGAGAATTGGTCACCACGATATTGGCACGGAAGCCAAAAATGTGCTCCTTTCTAGAGTGGAAGGATTGTAAAATCGTCTATAAGCG ttATGCCAGTTTGTATTTCTGTTGCGCCATCGAGCAGAATGACAACGAGTTGCTCACTTTGGAAATTATCCATCGATATGTCGAATTGCTGGACAAGTATTTTGGCAGT GTCTGCGAATTGGATATTATATTCAATTTCGAGAAAGCCTATTTCATATTAGATGAGCTGCTGATTGGTGGCGAAATTCAAGAGACATCCAAGAAAAACGTACTTAAAGCGATTGCCTCACAGGATCTGCTACAAGAG GACGAAACACCGCAAAGTTTTTTTGACGATCATGGCCTTGGTTAG